The Temnothorax longispinosus isolate EJ_2023e chromosome 7, Tlon_JGU_v1, whole genome shotgun sequence genome contains a region encoding:
- the LOC139815862 gene encoding activator of 90 kDa heat shock protein ATPase homolog 1, which produces MAKWGEGDPRWIVEERPDATNVNNWHWTEKNACAWSQEKLKELFVNSKIEGEGVLCKITEMEKCEGEAVANNRKGKLIVFYEWNIVLKWVSNGKSTENIEGKINIPNLSEENDISEVDVEITLKDSTDEGEKVKQFLHTKGKDAIREKLKKYVSSLKEEFTKGMILPKKDNVKENISNITSGFNVKMQMNAAVTPTNNNKTMGKISTTTIKQNIKFQCRAEEFYNVLSSVKMVEAFTKNPVKLEAKKNGEFELFSGNIHGEFVEITPTKIIQKWRCKQWPSEHFSEVTIDICEKNDHTEVNLTQSGVPTSEELSTKENWDRYYWDAIKRTFGFGYFM; this is translated from the exons ATGGCAAAATGGGGCGAGGGCGATCCACGCTGGATCGTGGAGGAAAGGCCTGACGCAACCAATGTTAATAACTGGCATTG GACGGAGAAGAATGCCTGTGCGTGGTCGCaggaaaaattgaaggaactgtttgtaaattcaaaaatcgaGGGAGAAGGAG TGTTATGTAAAATAACAGAAATGGAAAAATGTGAAGGTGAAGCAGTAGCAAATAATAGAAAAGGGAAACTTATTGTCTTTTATGAATGGAATATCGTTCTTAAGTGGGTATCAAATGGAAAATCCACCGAGAACATTGAgggtaaaattaatattcccaATCTCTCTGAAGAAAATGATATCAGCGAGGTAGat GTTGAAATTACACTAAAAGATAGTACGGATGAAGGGGAGAAAGTAAAACAATTCTTACATACTAAAGGTAAAGATgcaataagagaaaaattgaagaaatatgTATCTTCCTTAAAAGAAG aatTTACGAAAGGAATGATACTTCCCAAAAAAGATAATGTGaaggaaaatatttcgaatataACATCTGGTTTTAATGTCAAG ATGCAAATGAATGCCGCAGTGACACCAACgaacaataataaaacgatGGGTAAAATCTCAACCACTACGATTaagcaaaatataaagttCCAATGCAGAGCGGAAGAGTTTTACAATGTTCTCTCTTCGGTCAag ATGGTAGAAGCCTTCACGAAGAACCCGGTAAAACTAGAAGCGAAGAAGAATGGTGAATTCGAGCTTTTCAGCGGCAATATTCATGGCGAATTCGTAGAGATTACACCAACGAAGATTATTCAAAAGTGGCGTTGTAAACAATGGCCGTCCGAACATTTCAGCGAAGTAACGATCGATATTTGTGAGAAGAACGATCATACTGAGGTCAATTTAACGCAGAGTGGTGTCCCAACGAG CGAGGAGCTCTCTACGAAGGAGAATTGGGACAGGTATTACTGGGACGCCATAAAACGGACCTTCGGCTTCGGATACTTCATGTGA
- the LOC139815863 gene encoding pro-resilin produces the protein MVLVGVRNEPQGPAYLPPSPPRGGGGTGHPDDWAGDPANYEFSYEVQDAAAGLDFGHRENRKDMEATGTYHVLLPDGRTQIVDYVADQNGYRPMVRYEGTATYPAGPAGPAEEGYRY, from the exons ATGGTCCTGGTAGGAGTTCGGAACGAACCGCAAGGCCCGGCCTATCTTCCGCCCAGCCCTCCTCGGGGAGGAGGCGGGACTGGTCACCCAGACGATTGGGCCGGT GATCCGGCGAACTATGAGTTTTCGTACGAGGTCCAGGACGCGGCGGCGGGTCTGGACTTCGGGCATCGCGAGAACAGGAAGGACATGGAGGCCACCGGGACCTACCACGTGCTGCTGCCGGACGGTAGGACCCAGATCGTCGATTACGTCGCCGATCAGAACGGGTATCGGCCGATGGTGCGATACGAGGGAACCGCCACTTATCCCGCTGGTCCAGCGGGACCTGCGGAAGAGGGCTACAGATATTAG
- the Septin4 gene encoding septin-2 isoform X2 has product MSGDRDYIGFATLPEQVHRKSVKRGFEFTLMVLGETGLGKSTLINSLFLGDLYKDRRIPDAAERVAKTTSIEKKTMDIEERGVRLRLTIVDTPGFGDAVNCEDTWKACSAYIDEQFRQYFTDESGLNRKNIQDNRVHCCLYFIPPYGHGLRQIDLEVLRRLHRKVNVVPVIAKADTLTTHEVKKLKERILADIEEHEIQIYQFPDCDSDEDEEFKQQDKELKACIPFAVVGSSTVLEVAGRKVRGRQYPWGVVEVENPKHSDFVKLRTMLISTHMQDLKDVTQDVHYENFRAQCISQISQQAIRERSKLKRDSGPHFENSISDTDRLLLQKDEEIRRMQDILAQMQEKLKATGQVGGGVGLRGRVGSLGNDLDSADVDKKRNSIIDV; this is encoded by the exons ATGTCCGGTG ACAGGGATTATATCGGCTTCGCGACGCTGCCGGAGCAAGTGCACCGGAAATCGGTGAAGAGGGGCTTCGAGTTCACCCTGATGGTATTGGGTGAGACCGGTCTCGGCAAGTCGACGCTCATAAACAGCCTCTTCCTCGGGGACCTGTACAAGGACCGGCGAATTCCGGATGCGGCGG AGCGGGTGGCTAAGACCACCTCTATCGAGAAAAAGACAATGGATATAGAGGAGCGTGGCGTTCGGCTCCGCTTAACGATCGTAGACACGCCAG GATTCGGCGATGCAGTAAATTGCGAGGATACGTGGAAAGCGTGCTCGGCTTACATCGACGAGCAGTTTCGCCAGTACTTTACGGACGAAAGCGGATTAAATAGGAAAAATATCCAAGATAACAGGGTACATTGTTGTCTGTACTTTATACCACCATACGGCCACGG CCTCAGGCAGATCGATCTCGAGGTATTGAGGCGCCTACATCGGAAAGTTAACGTCGTTCCCGTAATCGCGAAAGCGGACACTTTAACCACTCACGAGGTGAAAAAGTTAAAGGAGCGCATTTTGGCGGACATCGAGGAACACGAGATTCAG ATATACCAATTCCCGGATTGCGACagcgacgaggacgaggagtTCAAGCAACAGGATAAGGAGCTGAAGGCCTGTATACCGTTCGCGGTCGTCGGAAGTTCGACGGTGCTGGAGGTCGCCGGAAGGAAAGTTCGCGGCCGGCAGTATCCGTGGGGCGTAGTGGAAG TCGAGAACCCGAAGCACAGTGACTTCGTCAAACTGAGGACGATGCTAATATCGACGCACATGCAAGATCTAAAGGACGTCACGCAGGACGTTCACTACGAGAATTTTCGGGCCCAATGTATTTCTCAAATTTCGCAGCAAGCGATCCGGGAACGGAG CAAACTGAAGAGAGATTCCGGACCGCACTTCGAGAACAGTATATCCGACACGGACAGACTTCTTTTGCAGAAAGATGAGGAG ATACGGAGGATGCAAGATATCCTGGCGCAAATGCAAGAGAAGCTCAAGGCGACCGGTCAGGTCGGCGGCGGTGTCGGATTGCGAGGCCGCGTGGGTAGCCTCGGCAATGATCTCGATTCCGCAGATGTGGACAAGAAACGTAACAGTATTATAGACGTTTGA
- the Septin4 gene encoding septin-4 isoform X3 — protein sequence MVLGETGLGKSTLINSLFLGDLYKDRRIPDAAERVAKTTSIEKKTMDIEERGVRLRLTIVDTPGFGDAVNCEDTWKACSAYIDEQFRQYFTDESGLNRKNIQDNRVHCCLYFIPPYGHGLRQIDLEVLRRLHRKVNVVPVIAKADTLTTHEVKKLKERILADIEEHEIQIYQFPDCDSDEDEEFKQQDKELKACIPFAVVGSSTVLEVAGRKVRGRQYPWGVVEVENPKHSDFVKLRTMLISTHMQDLKDVTQDVHYENFRAQCISQISQQAIRERRYLRIKLKRDSGPHFENSISDTDRLLLQKDEEIRRMQDILAQMQEKLKATGQVGGGVGLRGRVGSLGNDLDSADVDKKRNSIIDV from the exons ATGGTATTGGGTGAGACCGGTCTCGGCAAGTCGACGCTCATAAACAGCCTCTTCCTCGGGGACCTGTACAAGGACCGGCGAATTCCGGATGCGGCGG AGCGGGTGGCTAAGACCACCTCTATCGAGAAAAAGACAATGGATATAGAGGAGCGTGGCGTTCGGCTCCGCTTAACGATCGTAGACACGCCAG GATTCGGCGATGCAGTAAATTGCGAGGATACGTGGAAAGCGTGCTCGGCTTACATCGACGAGCAGTTTCGCCAGTACTTTACGGACGAAAGCGGATTAAATAGGAAAAATATCCAAGATAACAGGGTACATTGTTGTCTGTACTTTATACCACCATACGGCCACGG CCTCAGGCAGATCGATCTCGAGGTATTGAGGCGCCTACATCGGAAAGTTAACGTCGTTCCCGTAATCGCGAAAGCGGACACTTTAACCACTCACGAGGTGAAAAAGTTAAAGGAGCGCATTTTGGCGGACATCGAGGAACACGAGATTCAG ATATACCAATTCCCGGATTGCGACagcgacgaggacgaggagtTCAAGCAACAGGATAAGGAGCTGAAGGCCTGTATACCGTTCGCGGTCGTCGGAAGTTCGACGGTGCTGGAGGTCGCCGGAAGGAAAGTTCGCGGCCGGCAGTATCCGTGGGGCGTAGTGGAAG TCGAGAACCCGAAGCACAGTGACTTCGTCAAACTGAGGACGATGCTAATATCGACGCACATGCAAGATCTAAAGGACGTCACGCAGGACGTTCACTACGAGAATTTTCGGGCCCAATGTATTTCTCAAATTTCGCAGCAAGCGATCCGGGAACGGAGGTATTTAcgcat CAAACTGAAGAGAGATTCCGGACCGCACTTCGAGAACAGTATATCCGACACGGACAGACTTCTTTTGCAGAAAGATGAGGAG ATACGGAGGATGCAAGATATCCTGGCGCAAATGCAAGAGAAGCTCAAGGCGACCGGTCAGGTCGGCGGCGGTGTCGGATTGCGAGGCCGCGTGGGTAGCCTCGGCAATGATCTCGATTCCGCAGATGTGGACAAGAAACGTAACAGTATTATAGACGTTTGA
- the Septin4 gene encoding septin-2 isoform X1, with amino-acid sequence MSGDRDYIGFATLPEQVHRKSVKRGFEFTLMVLGETGLGKSTLINSLFLGDLYKDRRIPDAAERVAKTTSIEKKTMDIEERGVRLRLTIVDTPGFGDAVNCEDTWKACSAYIDEQFRQYFTDESGLNRKNIQDNRVHCCLYFIPPYGHGLRQIDLEVLRRLHRKVNVVPVIAKADTLTTHEVKKLKERILADIEEHEIQIYQFPDCDSDEDEEFKQQDKELKACIPFAVVGSSTVLEVAGRKVRGRQYPWGVVEVENPKHSDFVKLRTMLISTHMQDLKDVTQDVHYENFRAQCISQISQQAIRERRYLRIKLKRDSGPHFENSISDTDRLLLQKDEEIRRMQDILAQMQEKLKATGQVGGGVGLRGRVGSLGNDLDSADVDKKRNSIIDV; translated from the exons ATGTCCGGTG ACAGGGATTATATCGGCTTCGCGACGCTGCCGGAGCAAGTGCACCGGAAATCGGTGAAGAGGGGCTTCGAGTTCACCCTGATGGTATTGGGTGAGACCGGTCTCGGCAAGTCGACGCTCATAAACAGCCTCTTCCTCGGGGACCTGTACAAGGACCGGCGAATTCCGGATGCGGCGG AGCGGGTGGCTAAGACCACCTCTATCGAGAAAAAGACAATGGATATAGAGGAGCGTGGCGTTCGGCTCCGCTTAACGATCGTAGACACGCCAG GATTCGGCGATGCAGTAAATTGCGAGGATACGTGGAAAGCGTGCTCGGCTTACATCGACGAGCAGTTTCGCCAGTACTTTACGGACGAAAGCGGATTAAATAGGAAAAATATCCAAGATAACAGGGTACATTGTTGTCTGTACTTTATACCACCATACGGCCACGG CCTCAGGCAGATCGATCTCGAGGTATTGAGGCGCCTACATCGGAAAGTTAACGTCGTTCCCGTAATCGCGAAAGCGGACACTTTAACCACTCACGAGGTGAAAAAGTTAAAGGAGCGCATTTTGGCGGACATCGAGGAACACGAGATTCAG ATATACCAATTCCCGGATTGCGACagcgacgaggacgaggagtTCAAGCAACAGGATAAGGAGCTGAAGGCCTGTATACCGTTCGCGGTCGTCGGAAGTTCGACGGTGCTGGAGGTCGCCGGAAGGAAAGTTCGCGGCCGGCAGTATCCGTGGGGCGTAGTGGAAG TCGAGAACCCGAAGCACAGTGACTTCGTCAAACTGAGGACGATGCTAATATCGACGCACATGCAAGATCTAAAGGACGTCACGCAGGACGTTCACTACGAGAATTTTCGGGCCCAATGTATTTCTCAAATTTCGCAGCAAGCGATCCGGGAACGGAGGTATTTAcgcat CAAACTGAAGAGAGATTCCGGACCGCACTTCGAGAACAGTATATCCGACACGGACAGACTTCTTTTGCAGAAAGATGAGGAG ATACGGAGGATGCAAGATATCCTGGCGCAAATGCAAGAGAAGCTCAAGGCGACCGGTCAGGTCGGCGGCGGTGTCGGATTGCGAGGCCGCGTGGGTAGCCTCGGCAATGATCTCGATTCCGCAGATGTGGACAAGAAACGTAACAGTATTATAGACGTTTGA
- the Fbp gene encoding fructose-1,6-bisphosphatase 1 — protein MASENTIMDSDCMTLTRFVLAEQRKVPTATGDLTQLLNSIQTAVKAVSSAVRKAGIANMYGIAGNINVQGEEVKKLDVLSNELFINMLTSSFTTCVLVSEENQHAIEVETEKSGKYIVCFDPLDGSSNIDCLVSVGSIFGIYKKSEQSGESTLQAALQPGRNLVAAGYALYGSATMIVLSIGRGVNGFMYDPAIGEFILTEKNMRMPDRGNIYSINEGNESTWDSSIKEYVHSKKYPATGKPYSARYVGSMVADVHRTIKYGGIFLYPASKSNPNGKLRLLYECVPMAFLVKEAGGLATNGKIDILDIVPETIHQRSPIFLGSKDDVNDVMAFIKNKAER, from the exons ATGGCATCGGAAAACACGATCATGGACTCGGACTGCATGACGCTGACGAGATTCGTGCTGGCGGAGCAGCGCAAGGTGCCAACGGCGACCGGCGATCTTACGCAGCTACTGAATAGCATACAGACCGCCGTAAAAGCCGTCAGCTCGGCCGTGAGGAAGGCCGGTATCGCTAATAT GTATGGCATCGCCGGCAATATCAACGTTCAGGGTGAGGAAGTCAAGAAGCTGGACGTCCTGAGCAACGAGCTCTTCATTAACATGCTGACGTCATCCTTCACCACGTGCGTGCTCGTGAGCGAGGAGAATCAGCACGCTATCGAGGTGGAAACGGAGAAGAGCGGCAAGTACATCGTGTGTTTCGACCCGCTCGACGGCTCCTCCAACATCGACTGCCTCGTCTCGGTGGGCTCGATCTTCggaatttacaaaaaatccgAACAATCCGGGGAATCCACGCTGCAGGCCGCGCTGCAACCGGGACGGAACTTGGTCGCGGCCGGATACGCTCTATACGGCTCGGCGACTATGATAGTGCTCTCGATCGGCCGTGGCGTTAATGGGTTCATGTACGATCCGGCCATCGGAGAATTTATACTGACCGAGAAAAACATGCGTATGCCCGACagaggcaatatatatag TATTAACGAAGGCAACGAGAGCACGTGGGACTCGTCTATCAAGGAGTACGTACATTCCAAGAAATATCCCGCAACCGGAAAGCCCTACAGTGCCAGGTACGTGGGCTCCATGGTCGCCGACGTACACCGTACGATTAAGTACGGCGGTATCTTCTTGTATCCCGCGAGCAAGAGCAATCCCAACGGCAAG CTACGACTTCTGTACGAGTGCGTACCGATGGCTTTCCTAGTCAAGGAAGCCGGCGGTCTGGCGACAAACGGAAAAATTGATATTCTGGACATCGTTCCGGAGACCATCCATCAGAGATCGCCCATTTTCTTGGGCTCGAAAGACGACGTTAACGACGTAATggcgtttataaaaaataaggcCGAGCGATAA
- the LOC139815855 gene encoding probable cytochrome P450 12b2, mitochondrial isoform X2: MIRARFFIREINGSRLSSKVQCRARSVAYPIEHNETKDVNNETQYARPTKDIPGPKALPLLGNWFRFLPYIGEYGGQDTITQMRMLRDQYGEIVKLDKIGGRRSAIFLFSPELCEKMYRVEGAWPTRIAMETLHYYRTNRTHIYNGQYGLATSQGKLWHDFRSKVNPHMMQPRTVKAHVAQISEVTSEFVDKMRALRDPETLELPSDFKNELQKWALESICSIALDCRLGCLKPNLAADSEPQIMINCVHEMFDLMYRMEILLSLWKVYNTRNLKKFFRVLDTLNGIASKHIEGAKTKYEAMGDSADLGERSILQKLLRIDKQTAQVMALDMLTAGVDTTGNVSGSLLYYIANNPEKQEKLREEVMSVLPDKTSPVTQDVLNRTKYAKACIKESLRLFPIAVANLRTMQTDVCIGGYRIPAGTDVIAGHSLIAKESTEFSRTQEYIPERWLRDNTEFPSAKEAHPFAYMPFGFGPRTCIGRRFAEMELETLLLTVIRNFRIEWHHGPLEYESRFINTLVSPMRFKLVDL; this comes from the exons ATGATACGTGCCAGATTTTTTATTCGCGAGATCAATGGCTCGCGTTTGTCATCAAAAGTGCAATGTCGCGCAAGATCGGTCGCTTATCCGATCGAACATAATGAAACGAAAGATGTGAACAACGAAACGCAATATGCGCGGCCGACCAAAGATATTCCCGGACCGAAAGCGTTGCCTTTGCTTGGCAATTGGTTCAGATTCCTACCATACATAG GTGAATACGGCGGACAAGACACTATAACGCAAATGCGGATGCTGCGTGATCAGTACGGCGAAATCGTTAAATTGGATAAGATAGGAGGCCGCAGATCGGCAATCTTTCTATTCTCACCGGAGCTATGCGAGAAAATGTATCGGGTGGAAGGCGCGTGGCCGACGCGGATTGCTATGGAGACTCTACACTATTATCGCACAAACAGGACACACATCTATAATGGGCAGTACGGCCTCGCAACAAG CCAGGGCAAATTGTGGCACGACTTTCGGTCGAAAGTCAATCCGCACATGATGCAACCACGTACGGTTAAGGCACACGTAGCGCAGATCAGCGAGGTGACCAGCGAGTTCGTGGACAAGATGCGAGCACTGAGGGATCCTGAAACCCTGGAGTTGCCGAGCGACTTCAAGAACGAATTGCAAAAGTGGGCCTTAGAGT CAATATGTTCGATCGCGCTGGATTGCCGACTAGGGTGCTTGAAGCCTAATCTTGCCGCGGATTCGGAACCgcaaataatgattaattgcGTGCACGAGATGTTCGATCTCATGTACCGCATGGAAATTCTACTGTCTCTGTGGAAGGTGTACAATACACGGAATCTCAAGAAGTTCTTCCGTGTGCTGGATACGCTTAATGG AATTGCCAGTAAACACATCGAGGGAGCTAAGACGAAGTACGAAGCAATGGGCGATAGCGCGGATCTGGGCGAACGTAGTATATTACAGAAACTTTTGCGTATCGACAAGCAAACGGCACAGGTAATGGCGCTCGATATGCTAACGGCTGGTGTTGATACG ACTGGCAACGTGTCCGGCAGCTTGTTGTATTACATCGCGAATAATCCagagaaacaagaaaaacTGCGGGAAGAAGTAATGTCCGTGTTACCGGACAAAACATCGCCCGTCACGCAGGACGTCCTAAATCGTACGAAATACGCTAAGGCCTGCATCAAGGAATCCCTTCGATTGTTCCCCATCGCTGTTGCCAATCTCAGAACTATGCAAACTGATGTTTGCATAGGAGGGTATAGAATACCAGCAGGA ACCGATGTCATTGCTGGCCACTCTCTGATCGCGAAGGAATCCACGGAGTTTTCGCGAACGCAGGAGTACATTCCCGAGAGATGGTTGCGAGATAACACGGAGTTTCCATCAGCCAAGGAGGCGCATCCCTTCGCGTACATGCCTTTCGGATTTGGCCCTCGCACCTGCATCGGCCGACGATTCGCCGAAATGGAGCTCGAGACGTTACTCTTGACA gTCATACGAAATTTCCGGATCGAATGGCATCACGGACCGCTCGAGTACGAAAGCCGATTTATAAACACGCTGGTGTCACCGATGCGATTCAAGCTCGTCGATTTGTAG
- the LOC139815855 gene encoding probable cytochrome P450 12b2, mitochondrial isoform X1 translates to MLTSSTHLIKRRFEPSKVDCVILIRHKKRRRKREEKREEKDRERPDRKVSSVKSMIRARFFIREINGSRLSSKVQCRARSVAYPIEHNETKDVNNETQYARPTKDIPGPKALPLLGNWFRFLPYIGEYGGQDTITQMRMLRDQYGEIVKLDKIGGRRSAIFLFSPELCEKMYRVEGAWPTRIAMETLHYYRTNRTHIYNGQYGLATSQGKLWHDFRSKVNPHMMQPRTVKAHVAQISEVTSEFVDKMRALRDPETLELPSDFKNELQKWALESICSIALDCRLGCLKPNLAADSEPQIMINCVHEMFDLMYRMEILLSLWKVYNTRNLKKFFRVLDTLNGIASKHIEGAKTKYEAMGDSADLGERSILQKLLRIDKQTAQVMALDMLTAGVDTTGNVSGSLLYYIANNPEKQEKLREEVMSVLPDKTSPVTQDVLNRTKYAKACIKESLRLFPIAVANLRTMQTDVCIGGYRIPAGTDVIAGHSLIAKESTEFSRTQEYIPERWLRDNTEFPSAKEAHPFAYMPFGFGPRTCIGRRFAEMELETLLLTVIRNFRIEWHHGPLEYESRFINTLVSPMRFKLVDL, encoded by the exons ATGCTGACTAGTTCGACCCACCTCATTAAGAGACGCTTCGAGCCTTCGAAGGTAGACTGCGTCATTCTTATTCGACACAAAaaaaggaggaggaaaagagaggaaaaaagggaagaaaaaGATCGCG AACGACCAGATCGAAAGGTATCCAGCGTCAAAAGCATGATACGTGCCAGATTTTTTATTCGCGAGATCAATGGCTCGCGTTTGTCATCAAAAGTGCAATGTCGCGCAAGATCGGTCGCTTATCCGATCGAACATAATGAAACGAAAGATGTGAACAACGAAACGCAATATGCGCGGCCGACCAAAGATATTCCCGGACCGAAAGCGTTGCCTTTGCTTGGCAATTGGTTCAGATTCCTACCATACATAG GTGAATACGGCGGACAAGACACTATAACGCAAATGCGGATGCTGCGTGATCAGTACGGCGAAATCGTTAAATTGGATAAGATAGGAGGCCGCAGATCGGCAATCTTTCTATTCTCACCGGAGCTATGCGAGAAAATGTATCGGGTGGAAGGCGCGTGGCCGACGCGGATTGCTATGGAGACTCTACACTATTATCGCACAAACAGGACACACATCTATAATGGGCAGTACGGCCTCGCAACAAG CCAGGGCAAATTGTGGCACGACTTTCGGTCGAAAGTCAATCCGCACATGATGCAACCACGTACGGTTAAGGCACACGTAGCGCAGATCAGCGAGGTGACCAGCGAGTTCGTGGACAAGATGCGAGCACTGAGGGATCCTGAAACCCTGGAGTTGCCGAGCGACTTCAAGAACGAATTGCAAAAGTGGGCCTTAGAGT CAATATGTTCGATCGCGCTGGATTGCCGACTAGGGTGCTTGAAGCCTAATCTTGCCGCGGATTCGGAACCgcaaataatgattaattgcGTGCACGAGATGTTCGATCTCATGTACCGCATGGAAATTCTACTGTCTCTGTGGAAGGTGTACAATACACGGAATCTCAAGAAGTTCTTCCGTGTGCTGGATACGCTTAATGG AATTGCCAGTAAACACATCGAGGGAGCTAAGACGAAGTACGAAGCAATGGGCGATAGCGCGGATCTGGGCGAACGTAGTATATTACAGAAACTTTTGCGTATCGACAAGCAAACGGCACAGGTAATGGCGCTCGATATGCTAACGGCTGGTGTTGATACG ACTGGCAACGTGTCCGGCAGCTTGTTGTATTACATCGCGAATAATCCagagaaacaagaaaaacTGCGGGAAGAAGTAATGTCCGTGTTACCGGACAAAACATCGCCCGTCACGCAGGACGTCCTAAATCGTACGAAATACGCTAAGGCCTGCATCAAGGAATCCCTTCGATTGTTCCCCATCGCTGTTGCCAATCTCAGAACTATGCAAACTGATGTTTGCATAGGAGGGTATAGAATACCAGCAGGA ACCGATGTCATTGCTGGCCACTCTCTGATCGCGAAGGAATCCACGGAGTTTTCGCGAACGCAGGAGTACATTCCCGAGAGATGGTTGCGAGATAACACGGAGTTTCCATCAGCCAAGGAGGCGCATCCCTTCGCGTACATGCCTTTCGGATTTGGCCCTCGCACCTGCATCGGCCGACGATTCGCCGAAATGGAGCTCGAGACGTTACTCTTGACA gTCATACGAAATTTCCGGATCGAATGGCATCACGGACCGCTCGAGTACGAAAGCCGATTTATAAACACGCTGGTGTCACCGATGCGATTCAAGCTCGTCGATTTGTAG